A window of Hyperolius riggenbachi isolate aHypRig1 chromosome 1, aHypRig1.pri, whole genome shotgun sequence contains these coding sequences:
- the LOC137562676 gene encoding zona pellucida sperm-binding protein 3-like, with protein MAFAFLNYSTSLLYNPTSTRNFQIARTNSTVVLIACYYFRADNVSNNAIKPIWSPLSIAISPEEKLSFNLLLITENWSSPRNCIVYQLGEHFSIEASVETPIHVGLILFIDRCVATPSPDPTSVANYTIVVSANRCLVDGILDDSSSAFLYPISQAEKLQSTVDAFRFVDTAQSERRRQLELENQPTTVCTAVLQSNGYPQVLKSAKA; from the exons ATGGCTTTCGCTTTCCTGAACTACTCCACCAGCCTGCTGTACAACCCTACTTCTACAAGAAATTTCCAGATTGCTAGGACCAACTCAACTGTTGTCCTCATTGCCTGCTACTACTTTCG agctgACAATGTGAGCAACAACGCAATCAAGCCAATATGGTCGCCATTGAGCATCGCCATCTCACCAGAAGagaagttgtcctttaacttgctGCTTATCACTG AGAACTGGTCAAGCCCCAGAAATTGCATCGTCTATCAGCTGGGAGAGCATTTCAGCATAGAGGCCTCTGTGGAAACTCCGATACATGTCGGTCTGATCCTGTTCATTGACCGCTGTGTGGCCACCCCATCTCCTGATCCCACCTCCGTGGCAAACTATACCATTGTCGTCTCAGCAAATAG GTGCCTAGTGGATGGGATcctggatgactcctcttcagcCTTTCTATATCCAATAAGCCAAGCAGAAAAGCTGCAGTCCACTGTGGATGCATTCCGCTTTGTAGATACTGCTCAATCTGAG CGGAGACGTCAACTAGAACTTGAGAACCAGCCCACCACAGTCTGTACAGCTGTCCTCCAATCAAATGGATATCCGCAAGTACTTAAGTCAGCCAAAGCGTAA
- the LOC137550032 gene encoding 52 kDa repressor of the inhibitor of the protein kinase-like, whose product MHDIALRGKESSSGNVQSLYAFRIEAGDELLRQHLESSPANARYTSVRIEHELIKICESTIREEIVAKVKQAPGFAIIADESADISGHEQLSLGVRFIDMNSSNTIICEEFLGFARLTALDAASIANTILEHCSKFGLNLEKLYGQAYDGCSTMAGKENGVQSKIRSKFPKAAFVHCAAHKLNLVVHDSNAVPDIRNTTGTVKAIIKYFRDSPKRRNMIPNVPLLSETRWTAKYKSIRVFSSSFVDIFEQLHVLATTAAGKTRQDAYQLQCASSTGNFVVSLIIISTYSAMLEPVTQALQAVELDILAVSGHVQNLLAIFRSHRTDAANHFKIIFEKAEDLAKSIGTELLIPRQCGRQVHRANVDSCNTEEYFRRTIFVPYLDSLISSLDNRFGEQNRVNFSLFALCPAQMSKMNRLDFATHIMEVNKVYEIENLNTEALTWFDMWSNKNIAKNTENVLKDGLAGLLTYTDLFPAVREALLIALTLPVTTCTVERSFSTMRRVKTWLRSTMTDGQLSGLCMMSVHRAKILEQKSELIEKVINHFAQDERRVQLLFK is encoded by the coding sequence ATGCACGATATTGCACTACGTGGTAAAGAGAGTTCCAGTGGTAATGTGCAAAGCCTTTATGCTTTCCGCATTGAAGCTGGGGATGAACTGTTGAGACAACATTTGGAGAGTTcgccagccaatgccagatacacATCTGTTCGTATTGAACATGAGCTAATTAAGATTTGTGAATCAACAATAAGGGAGGAAATTGTTGCTAAGGTCAAACAGGCACCTGGCTTTGCTATTATTGCCGACGAAAGTGCTGACATTTCTGGACATGAGCAATTGTCACTTGGTGTACGTTTCATAGACATGAATAGTAGCAACACCATTATTTGTGAAGAATTTCTGGGTTTTGCACGTCTAACTGCCTTGGATGCTGCTTCTATTGCCAACACAATTCTTGAACATTGTTCAAAATTTGGCTTAAATCTAGAAAAGTTGTATGGCCAGGCATATGATGGATGTTCTACAATGGCCGGAAAAGAAAATGGTGTACAGTCCAAAATCAGAAGCAAGTTCCCAAAGGCTGCATTTGTCCATTGTGCAGCACATAAGCTTAATCTTGTAGTTCATGATTCCAATGCTGTGCCTGATATCAGAAATACTACTGGCACTGTGAAGGCTATTATCAAATACTTTCGTGACAGTCCGAAAAGGCGAAATATGATTCCTAATGTACCACTCCTAAGTGAAACACGGTGGACTGCAAAATATAAGAGTATTAGAGTATTTTCTTCTAGCTTTGTTGATATATTTGAACAGTTACATGTATTAGCTACTACTGCAGCAGGCAAAACCCGTCAGGATGCATATCAACTGCAGTGTGCTTCAAGCACAGGAAATTTTGTTGTGTCTCTTATTATAATTTCCACCTACTCAGCAATGCTGGAACCTGTAACACAAGCACTTCAAGCTGTTGAACTTGATATTCTTGCAGTATCTGGCCATGTACAAAACCTACTAGCTATATTTCGCAGTCACAGAACAGATGCAGCAAACCACTTTAAAATTATATTTGAAAAAGCTGAGGACTTGGCCAAATCTATTGGTACCGAACTACTAATTCCTCGACAGTGTGGGCGCCAAGTACATAGAGCAAATGTTGACAGTTGCAATACAGAAGAATATTTTCGCCGCAcaatctttgtaccgtatctggatTCACTAATCTCTTCACTGGATAACCGGTTTGGGGAACAAAACAGAGTAAATTTTAGTCTTTTTGCTCTCTGCCCAGCACAGATGTCAAAAATGAACCGTCTAGATTTTGCCACACACATCATGGAAGTAAATAAAGTTTATGAAATTGAAAACTTAAATACTGAAGCACTCACATGGTTTGATATGTGGTCAAACAAAAATATTGCCAAAAACACAGAAAATGTACTCAAGGATGGACTTGCAGGTTTGCTGACCTACACTGATCTTTTCCCTGCTGTTCGTGAAGCTCTTCTTATTGCTTTAACATTACCAGTAACCACTTGCACAGTGGAAAGGTCATTTAGCACCATGAGAAGAGTGAAAACTTGGTTGAGGTCAACCATGACAGATGGCCAGTTATCTGGACTCTGTATGATGAGTGTTCACAGAGCTAAGATTCTGGAGCAGAAGAGTGAACTTATTGAAAAAGTTATAAACCATTTCGCACAGGATGAGCGACGGGTGCAACTGCTATTCAAGTAA